In Primulina huaijiensis isolate GDHJ02 chromosome 4, ASM1229523v2, whole genome shotgun sequence, a genomic segment contains:
- the LOC140975288 gene encoding uncharacterized protein isoform X5 — MVSGQDKCKELERNEFGQPVGDNSVKYASFLGCMIKEFVPYTLDGWDDISEEVKDRMWSCLQEKSERFRAMRKKEDHIHTMSRRGYARLTHIMEKRSPTDTKITRSKVWIEGHKKKNGESSTQVVGEKMKEIQECPPDSQTQLTLLMMQLALCLARNLGVDCAEWASELHHRKLELL; from the exons ATGGTCAGTGGCCAAGACAAGTGTAAAGAGTTGGAGCGTAATGAGTTTGGACAGCCGGTTGGAGATAATTCAGTGAAGTACGCTTCTTTCCTAGGGTGCATGATAAAAGAATTTGTGCCTTATACATTAGATGGATGGGATGACATAAGCGAAGAAGTGAAGGATAGGATGTGGAGCTGTCTTCAG GAAAAGAGTGAAAGATTTAGAGCGATGAGGAAAAAAGAAGATCACATTCACACAATGAGCCGGAGAGGTTATGCTCGTTTGACTCACATtatg GAAAAGAGAAGCCCGACAGATACAAAAATTACGAGATCGAAAGTTTGGATTGAAGGtcacaagaaaaaaaatggagagtCTAGTACTCAAGTTGTTGGAGAGAAAATG aaaGAAATACAAGAATGTCCACCTGATTCTCAAACACAACTAACATTGTTGATGATGCAATTAGCCTTGTGTTTGGCAAGGAATCTCGGGGTAGACTGCGCGGAATGGGCTTCGGAGTTACACCATCGAAAGTTGGAGCTTCTGTGA
- the LOC140975288 gene encoding uncharacterized protein isoform X6, whose protein sequence is MKFRKSKLQILVREANTSRLASRDLNLLKPEFMDQNQWELFVQRTLSPNFQEKSERFRAMRKKEDHIHTMSRRGYARLTHIMEKRSPTDTKITRSKVWIEGHKKKNGESSTQVVGEKMKEIQECPPDSQTQLTLLMMQLALCLARNLGVDCAEWASELHHRKLELL, encoded by the exons ATGAAATTCAG GAAATCCAAATTGCAAATACTTGTACGAGAAGCTAATACAAGTCGACTGGCTTCACGAGATCTCAATCTTTTGAAGCCTGAATTTATGGACCAAAATCAGTGGGAATTGTTCGTACAGAGGACATTATCACCTAACTTTCAA GAAAAGAGTGAAAGATTTAGAGCGATGAGGAAAAAAGAAGATCACATTCACACAATGAGCCGGAGAGGTTATGCTCGTTTGACTCACATtatg GAAAAGAGAAGCCCGACAGATACAAAAATTACGAGATCGAAAGTTTGGATTGAAGGtcacaagaaaaaaaatggagagtCTAGTACTCAAGTTGTTGGAGAGAAAATG aaaGAAATACAAGAATGTCCACCTGATTCTCAAACACAACTAACATTGTTGATGATGCAATTAGCCTTGTGTTTGGCAAGGAATCTCGGGGTAGACTGCGCGGAATGGGCTTCGGAGTTACACCATCGAAAGTTGGAGCTTCTGTGA
- the LOC140975288 gene encoding uncharacterized protein isoform X3 translates to MHVEKNVCENIIGTLLNLKTKSKDGVNARKDLIHLKIRQELHPQEKRENKYHLLAAPYTLSKKEMDVFCSRLKKIKLPEGYSSNIGNCVSVEERKLIGLKSHDCHVLMQQLLSVTLRNLLPKGPRNAIFLLCAFYNELCQRVLDRNRLEQLEENIAEILCMLERYFPPAFFTISVHLKIHLAREARLCGPVQFRWMYPFERFMKILKGYVKNRARPEGCIAECYLAEERMAFCSAYIKNASSIGVRSNRNDDLEFGLSEGRPISKGKEKILEDHVLQAAHRYVLFNTAEVEPYLQLLNNIQKMSKMVKKHSKGSVDEIQEIQIANTCTRS, encoded by the exons ATGCATGTTGAAAAGAATGTCTGCGAGAATATCATAGGCACATTGTTAAACCTGAAGACAAAATCCAAAGATGGTGTGAATGCTCGCAAAGATTtgatacacttaaaaattagaCAAGAATTACATCCtcaagaaaaaagagaaaataaatatcatttgctTGCTGCCCCGTACACACTGTCTAAAAAAGAAATGGATGTATTTTGCTCTAGattgaagaaaataaagttaCCCGAAGGATATAGCTCAAATATTGGTAACTGTGTTTCTGTAGAAGAGCGCAAGCTTATTGGGCTGAAATCTCATGATTGTCATGTTCTGATGCAACAATTGCTATCAGTAACATTGAGAAATCTTCTACCGAAAGGTCCACGCAATGCTATATTTCTGTTGTGTGCATTTTACAATGAATTATGTCAAAGAGTATTAGACAGGAACCGTTTAGAACAACTTGAGGAGAATATTGCTGAAATTCTATGCATGTTGGAAAGGTATTTTCCACCCGCTTTCTTTACCATCTCGGTTCACTTGAAAATTCATTTAGCAAGAGAGGCTCGCTTGTGTGGGCCAGTCCAATTCCGTTGGATGTATCCATTTGAAAG ATTTATGAAAATACTAAAAGGGTATGTGAAGAACCGGGCAAGACCAGAAGGTTGCATAGCCGAGTGTTACCTCGCAGAAGAACGAATGGCATTTTGTAGTGCTTATATAAAAAATGCTTCTAGTATTGGTGTTCGTTCTAATAGGAATGATGATTTGGAATTTGGATTATCAGAAGGTCGTCCAATTTCTaaggggaaagaaaagattttagaggatcACGTGTTACAAGCTGCACATCGATATGTGTTGTTCAATACTGCAGAAGTTGAACCTTACTTACA GTTATTAAATAACATTCAAAAGATGAGCAAAATGGTCAAAAAACATAGCAAAGGATCTGTAGATGAAATTCAG GAAATCCAAATTGCAAATACTTGTACGAGAAGCTAA
- the LOC140975288 gene encoding uncharacterized protein isoform X2 has protein sequence MHVEKNVCENIIGTLLNLKTKSKDGVNARKDLIHLKIRQELHPQEKRENKYHLLAAPYTLSKKEMDVFCSRLKKIKLPEGYSSNIGNCVSVEERKLIGLKSHDCHVLMQQLLSVTLRNLLPKGPRNAIFLLCAFYNELCQRVLDRNRLEQLEENIAEILCMLERYFPPAFFTISVHLKIHLAREARLCGPVQFRWMYPFERFMKILKGYVKNRARPEGCIAECYLAEERMAFCSAYIKNASSIGVRSNRNDDLEFGLSEGRPISKGKEKILEDHVLQAAHRYVLFNTAEVEPYLQLLNNIQKMSKMVKKHSKGSVDEIQNQLMMTKQIRKNDGVHQS, from the exons ATGCATGTTGAAAAGAATGTCTGCGAGAATATCATAGGCACATTGTTAAACCTGAAGACAAAATCCAAAGATGGTGTGAATGCTCGCAAAGATTtgatacacttaaaaattagaCAAGAATTACATCCtcaagaaaaaagagaaaataaatatcatttgctTGCTGCCCCGTACACACTGTCTAAAAAAGAAATGGATGTATTTTGCTCTAGattgaagaaaataaagttaCCCGAAGGATATAGCTCAAATATTGGTAACTGTGTTTCTGTAGAAGAGCGCAAGCTTATTGGGCTGAAATCTCATGATTGTCATGTTCTGATGCAACAATTGCTATCAGTAACATTGAGAAATCTTCTACCGAAAGGTCCACGCAATGCTATATTTCTGTTGTGTGCATTTTACAATGAATTATGTCAAAGAGTATTAGACAGGAACCGTTTAGAACAACTTGAGGAGAATATTGCTGAAATTCTATGCATGTTGGAAAGGTATTTTCCACCCGCTTTCTTTACCATCTCGGTTCACTTGAAAATTCATTTAGCAAGAGAGGCTCGCTTGTGTGGGCCAGTCCAATTCCGTTGGATGTATCCATTTGAAAG ATTTATGAAAATACTAAAAGGGTATGTGAAGAACCGGGCAAGACCAGAAGGTTGCATAGCCGAGTGTTACCTCGCAGAAGAACGAATGGCATTTTGTAGTGCTTATATAAAAAATGCTTCTAGTATTGGTGTTCGTTCTAATAGGAATGATGATTTGGAATTTGGATTATCAGAAGGTCGTCCAATTTCTaaggggaaagaaaagattttagaggatcACGTGTTACAAGCTGCACATCGATATGTGTTGTTCAATACTGCAGAAGTTGAACCTTACTTACA GTTATTAAATAACATTCAAAAGATGAGCAAAATGGTCAAAAAACATAGCAAAGGATCTGTAGATGAAATTCAG AACCAATTGATGATGACAAAACAGATAAGAAAAAATGACGGGGTTCATCAAAGTTGA
- the LOC140975288 gene encoding uncharacterized protein isoform X1, which translates to MHVEKNVCENIIGTLLNLKTKSKDGVNARKDLIHLKIRQELHPQEKRENKYHLLAAPYTLSKKEMDVFCSRLKKIKLPEGYSSNIGNCVSVEERKLIGLKSHDCHVLMQQLLSVTLRNLLPKGPRNAIFLLCAFYNELCQRVLDRNRLEQLEENIAEILCMLERYFPPAFFTISVHLKIHLAREARLCGPVQFRWMYPFERFMKILKGYVKNRARPEGCIAECYLAEERMAFCSAYIKNASSIGVRSNRNDDLEFGLSEGRPISKGKEKILEDHVLQAAHRYVLFNTAEVEPYLQLLNNIQKMSKMVKKHSKGSVDEIQENISNRLSRMDSNNSANSPHDFHGKEPIDDDKTDKKK; encoded by the exons ATGCATGTTGAAAAGAATGTCTGCGAGAATATCATAGGCACATTGTTAAACCTGAAGACAAAATCCAAAGATGGTGTGAATGCTCGCAAAGATTtgatacacttaaaaattagaCAAGAATTACATCCtcaagaaaaaagagaaaataaatatcatttgctTGCTGCCCCGTACACACTGTCTAAAAAAGAAATGGATGTATTTTGCTCTAGattgaagaaaataaagttaCCCGAAGGATATAGCTCAAATATTGGTAACTGTGTTTCTGTAGAAGAGCGCAAGCTTATTGGGCTGAAATCTCATGATTGTCATGTTCTGATGCAACAATTGCTATCAGTAACATTGAGAAATCTTCTACCGAAAGGTCCACGCAATGCTATATTTCTGTTGTGTGCATTTTACAATGAATTATGTCAAAGAGTATTAGACAGGAACCGTTTAGAACAACTTGAGGAGAATATTGCTGAAATTCTATGCATGTTGGAAAGGTATTTTCCACCCGCTTTCTTTACCATCTCGGTTCACTTGAAAATTCATTTAGCAAGAGAGGCTCGCTTGTGTGGGCCAGTCCAATTCCGTTGGATGTATCCATTTGAAAG ATTTATGAAAATACTAAAAGGGTATGTGAAGAACCGGGCAAGACCAGAAGGTTGCATAGCCGAGTGTTACCTCGCAGAAGAACGAATGGCATTTTGTAGTGCTTATATAAAAAATGCTTCTAGTATTGGTGTTCGTTCTAATAGGAATGATGATTTGGAATTTGGATTATCAGAAGGTCGTCCAATTTCTaaggggaaagaaaagattttagaggatcACGTGTTACAAGCTGCACATCGATATGTGTTGTTCAATACTGCAGAAGTTGAACCTTACTTACA GTTATTAAATAACATTCAAAAGATGAGCAAAATGGTCAAAAAACATAGCAAAGGATCTGTAGATGAAATTCAG GAAAATATATCTAATAGGTTATCGAGAATGGATTCTAACAATTCAGCTAATTCACCACATGATTTTCATGGTAAAGAACCAATTGATGATGACAAAACAGATAAGAAAAAATGA
- the LOC140975288 gene encoding uncharacterized protein isoform X4 — MHVEKNVCENIIGTLLNLKTKSKDGVNARKDLIHLKIRQELHPQEKRENKYHLLAAPYTLSKKEMDVFCSRLKKIKLPEGYSSNIGNCVSVEERKLIGLKSHDCHVLMQQLLSVTLRNLLPKGPRNAIFLLCAFYNELCQRVLDRNRLEQLEENIAEILCMLERYFPPAFFTISVHLKIHLAREARLCGPVQFRWMYPFERFMKILKGYVKNRARPEGCIAECYLAEERMAFCSAYIKNASSIGVRSNRNDDLEFGLSEGRPISKGKEKILEDHVLQAAHRYVLFNTAEVEPYLQMHIDELKQTEHRFLSNETLLQKQHMETFAEWLSK; from the exons ATGCATGTTGAAAAGAATGTCTGCGAGAATATCATAGGCACATTGTTAAACCTGAAGACAAAATCCAAAGATGGTGTGAATGCTCGCAAAGATTtgatacacttaaaaattagaCAAGAATTACATCCtcaagaaaaaagagaaaataaatatcatttgctTGCTGCCCCGTACACACTGTCTAAAAAAGAAATGGATGTATTTTGCTCTAGattgaagaaaataaagttaCCCGAAGGATATAGCTCAAATATTGGTAACTGTGTTTCTGTAGAAGAGCGCAAGCTTATTGGGCTGAAATCTCATGATTGTCATGTTCTGATGCAACAATTGCTATCAGTAACATTGAGAAATCTTCTACCGAAAGGTCCACGCAATGCTATATTTCTGTTGTGTGCATTTTACAATGAATTATGTCAAAGAGTATTAGACAGGAACCGTTTAGAACAACTTGAGGAGAATATTGCTGAAATTCTATGCATGTTGGAAAGGTATTTTCCACCCGCTTTCTTTACCATCTCGGTTCACTTGAAAATTCATTTAGCAAGAGAGGCTCGCTTGTGTGGGCCAGTCCAATTCCGTTGGATGTATCCATTTGAAAG ATTTATGAAAATACTAAAAGGGTATGTGAAGAACCGGGCAAGACCAGAAGGTTGCATAGCCGAGTGTTACCTCGCAGAAGAACGAATGGCATTTTGTAGTGCTTATATAAAAAATGCTTCTAGTATTGGTGTTCGTTCTAATAGGAATGATGATTTGGAATTTGGATTATCAGAAGGTCGTCCAATTTCTaaggggaaagaaaagattttagaggatcACGTGTTACAAGCTGCACATCGATATGTGTTGTTCAATACTGCAGAAGTTGAACCTTACTTACA gatGCACATTGACGAGCTTAAACAAACAGAGCATCGTTTCTTAAGTAACGAAACATTGTTACAAAAGCAGCATATGGAAACATTTGCTGAATGGTTATCAAAATAG